A genomic window from Osmerus eperlanus chromosome 5, fOsmEpe2.1, whole genome shotgun sequence includes:
- the LOC134020636 gene encoding uncharacterized protein LOC134020636, which produces MSSFAKTQEDARPQYCAPMEWTERHDVILAREILVSEPFRFKKGSVDKGKTWSTIADALNSSLDLQFKVSQRSVRERFALIQDKYKKKNSKDERSSGTSLEITELDQLIEEITEKEKAVEEMRGCSDRGKIDADRAKAEEARKRAMERIGQTKRRLSEDGEELSNKHRRSGNDTIAFLRERSQIDRELREKELEYKKQEMEEQARRAQQSQQQMIDTNDATTAGPNSGYPGHAPSAAARASIVCCN; this is translated from the exons ATGTCATCATTTGCCAAAACTCAAGAGGATGCTAGACCACAGTACTG TGCCCCCATGGAGTGGACAGAGAGGCATGATGTGATACTCGCAAGAGAAATTCTAGTTTCGGAGCCTTTCCGATTCAAGAAGGGGAGTGTGGACAAGGGGAAGACTTGGTCTACTATAGCAGACGCCCTGAATAGTTCCCTGGACCTTCAATTTAAAGTTTCACAaaggtctgtgagagagaggtttgcCCTGATCCAGGACAAATATAAGAAGAAAAATAGTAAAGATGAGAGGAGTAGCGGGACATCACTTGAAATCACAGAATTAGATCAATTAATTGAGGAAATAACAGAAAAGGAGAAGGCAGTTGAAGAAATGAGAGGATGTAGTGACAGAGGGAAGATCGATGCAGACAGGGCCAAAGCAGAGGAGGCTAGGAAGAGGGCCATGGAGAGGATAGGCCAGACAAAACGAAGGCTGagtgaggatggagaggagttaAGCAACAAGCATAGGAGAAGTGGCAATGATACAATTGcatttttgagagagagaagtcaaattgacagagagctgagagagaaagagctagaATATAAAAAGCAAGAGATGGAGGAGCAAGCTAGGAGGGCACAACAGTCGCAGCAGCAGATGATAGATACAAATGATGCAACAACAGCAGGCCCAAATTCAGGCTACCCAGGCCATGCTCCTTCAGCAGCAGCAAGGGCAAGCATTGTTTGCTGTAATTGA
- the LOC134020514 gene encoding uncharacterized protein LOC134020514, producing the protein MSLKMAREHLLYSLDDNLITEEEFTLLHDMNRSSNLDLPYKQYTPFNLDDMEDDECLAEFRVRKTDIPLLVEALGIPDEFVCEQRSVVAGTEALCMLLKRLTYPCRYSDMMQRFGQRPVPVLCMATNCVLDFIYDVHHRRITEWNNTILNPVALQTYADCIQQMGTPLDNCFGFIDGTVRPIARPGMNQRVMYNGHKRVHSLKFQAVAIPNGLIAHLHGPVEGRKHDSGLLADSGLLPVMEQHAVSPAGHPMCLYGDPAYPLRVHLQAPFRNVNLTPQMMAFNKCMSEVRVSVEWMFGDIANYFKFMDFKKNLKIGLSSVGKLYIVSALLRNALTCLYGNQTSTFFKLDPPHILDYFSLVIYSLSSAYVN; encoded by the exons ATGTCTCTTAAAATGGCCCGGGAGCACTTGTTATATTCTTTAGATGATAATTTAATAACAGAGGAGGAGTTTACATTACTGCATGACATGAACAGGTCCAGCAATTTAGATTTGCCGTATAAACAGTATACACCTTTTAATTTGGATGATATGGAGGACGATGAATGCCTTGCTGAGTTTCGGGTGAGAAAAACTGACATACCACTGCTGGTGGAGGCTCTTGGCATACCCGACGAGTTCGTCTGCGAGCAGAGAAGTGTGGTGGCTGGCACAGAGGCGCTCTGCATGCTACTAAAGAGGCTCACATACCCATGCCGTTATAGCGACATGATGCAGCGATTTGGGCAGCGACCAGTACCAGTCTTGTGCATGGCAACAAATTGCGTGCTAGATTTCATTTACGATGTTCACCATCGCAGAATTACCGAGTGGAACAACACAATTTTAAACCCAGTTGCTTTGCAAACATATGCTGACTGCATACAACAAATGGGCACACCACTGGACAACTGCTTTGGCTTCATAGACGGCACAGTACGACCTATCGCCAGACCAGGAATGAACCAGCGGGTGATGTACAATGGCCACAAAAGAGTGCATAGCTTGAAGTTCCAGGCAGTTGCCATCCCAAATGGCTTAATTGCCCACCTACATGGTCCAGTAG AGGGAAGGAAACATGATTCAGGGCTTTTAGCAGACTCTGGTTTACTACCTGTAATGGAACAGCATGCAGTGTCCCCAGCCGGCCATCCAATGTGCCTATATGGAGATCCTGCATATCCACTGCGTGTCCACCTCCAGGCCCCATTCAGAAATGTCAATCTCACTCCCCAGATGATGGCATTCAACAAATGCATGAGTGAAGTGAGAGTGTCTGTAGAGTGGATGTTTGGAGACATCGCCAATTATTTTAAGTTCATGGACTTTAAGAAAAATTTAAAAATTGGGTTGAGTAGCGTAGGCAAACTGTACATTGTATCTGCTTTATTAAGAAATGCACTCACTTGCCTGTATGGTAATCAGACatccacattttttaaattggaTCCTCCACACATTCTGGACTATTTTTCATTAGTTATTTACTCTCTGTCGAGTGCATATGTTAACTAA